The genomic stretch TGCTGAACCCGATGCGGCTACCCCCTCCAGCTCAGGTCCTCGCGCTTCTCGCCCTGGTCTCCCTCACGGCCTGCCAGCTCAAAGAACCGTCCACGGTGGACCCCAGCCCAGCGGGAGTCTCGACCACCGCCGAGATCACGGCCGTCCCAGAGGCCAATCTCAACTCGCCCATCCCGGTCTCGCTGGTGGCGGCTTCCGACCCCGCCCTCATCGCCCAGTTGGAAGGCCTCACCTCGCTCGCTTGGCTGCACCAACAGGCGACTCTCGAAAGAACCTTCGCCGGCTTGATCGAGGTGGCCGAAGGCCAGATCCAGCCTGGCACCACCTCGGTGCTGCGTGTTCCTTCCCCGCCGGGCGGAGGCCCGACCGTCTTTGCCTTCGCCATCTTTCACTTCCCAGGCGAACATCGGATTCGCTTGCAACACGGGGCGGTCAATCAACTCACCCTGGCCGCCCAAGGATGGTCTCAGGAGCCCCAAGCGGCCGAGACCGCTTCCGGGCCCGGTTCCGATCCGGCTCCCCTCTCCGCTCCCCCCCTCCCCTAACCCTCTCCCATGGACACCCCAGCTCCTGCCATCGGCATCATCGGAGGCAGTGGCCTCTATCAACTCGAAGGCATCGCCGAGGTGGCGGAACTGCGCGTCATCACTCCGTATGGCGACCCCTCCGATGCCCTCATAAAAGGCACCCTCGAAGGCCGGACCGTCTACTTCCTGCCTCGGCACGGTCGTGGGCACCGCATTCTCCCGCATGAAATCAATCACCGAGCCAACATCTGGGCCCTTCGCTCCCTCGGCGTCCGCTGGATTCTTTGCGTGACGGCTGTCGGGAGCTTGAAAGAAGAGTATGCCCCTCGCCACATCGTCCTCCCGGATCAATATTTCGACCGCACCTCCCGCCGGGAGCACCACACCTTCTTTGGCAGTGGTCTGGCCGCTCACATTGCCTTTGGCGACCCCGTCTCCGGCCCTCTCCGGGCCATCCTGAAAGAGGCCAGCGAAGCGGCCGGCGCCACCGTGCACGACGGCGGCACCTATGTGAACATGGACGGCCCCGCCTTCTCGACCCGGGCGGAGTCCCATGCCAATCGACAGCTCGGCTTCGACGTCATCGGGATGACCAATCTCCCCGAAGCCAAGCTGGCCCGAGAAGCCGAAATCGCCCTCGCCACCATGGCCATGATCACGGACTACGATTGCTGGAAAGTGGAAGAAGAAGCCGTGACCGCGGACGCCGTCATCGCCCACCTCCTGGCCAACGCCGAGCTCGCCAAAAAAGCCCTCGCCCTAGCCATCCCAAAAATCCCGAGCGAGCCAAATTTTCCGGAACATACCGCGCTGGCGACCGCTCTTGTCACAGACCGCGCTCTCTGGCCTGCCAAAATCGTCGAGCGCTTGCGCCCCCTGCTGCAGCCCTATCTCTAGAAGATGAACCGTTTCGACCAAGTCCTCGCGGACCACTCCATTTCCCTCACTCGGAAAAAGCCCGCGATCCTTCAGGTCAACACCGGCAAAATTTGCAATCTCACCTGCCTCCATTGTCATGTGAATGCCGGGCCCAGACGCAAGGAGATCATGACTCGGGAAACGGTCGACCGCATCCTGGCCTGGTTTGAAAAGACGGACATCCCCACGCTCGACCTGACTGGCGGCACCCCGGAAATGATTCCCGACTTCCGTCACGTCGTCGAAACGGTGCGCTCTTGGGAACTCCCTCGGACCGTCATGACCCGGCTGAACGCCACCATCATTGAAGAAGAAGGCTACGACTGGATACCTGAATTCCACACCCAGAACAAAGTAGTCATCATCGCTTCCATGCCCTGCTACTCACCGGAAAACGTCAATCAACAGCGCGGCCACGGCGTTTTCGACAAATCGATCCGGGCCTTCCAGCGCCTCAATGAACTCGGCTACGGACGCGATCCTGGACTGGTCATCAACTTCGTCTACAACCCAAACGGGGCCTTCCTCCCTGGCGACCAAGCGGAGCTGGAAGCCGATTACAAGTATGAGATGAAGAAGCACTTCGACATCGACTTCAACCAACTCTTCTGTATCACCAACATGCCCATCCAGCGCTTTGCCTCCTACTTGCGAGCGCGGAAAATGCTCCAGGAATACATGGACCTCCTGGCAGATGCCTTCAATCCAAGCTCGATCGAGAGCCTCATGTGCCGAGACACCATCAGCGTCGGCTGGCAAGGCGAAGTCTACGACTGCGACTTCAATCAGCAGATGAACCTTCAGCTCCGCAAGGGCGAACCCTTCTACCTCTGGGACGTCGACGCCGAACGCTTCAGCGAAATCCCCATCCTGACCGGTCCTCACTGCTTCGGCTGCACCGCTGGTGCCGGCTCCAGCTGCGGTGGCGCACTCACCGAATAATCCCGAGCTGCCAGGTCAGGTAGGCGAATCCTAATACCAAGCCGCAGAATTCACTGGTAGAATGGCCGAGTGGATTTCGGGCCAGACCAAGGCGCGACGAGGGCGCGGTGCAGGCACCGTAACCGAGGAGCAACGCAGGGCTGGCTCGAAAAACACCGGCTCTCCCTTCCCCGCGCTTCAGCGCCTCTTCCCCACATCACCTCCCCTCCATTCTTCCAGTGAATTCTGGAGGTTGGTATAAGCGAGCCGCTTCGCCTCTTCCTCCGAGGAATAAAACCCAAGGCTCTCCCTTCCTAACGGCATGAGAATTTTGCATGCTCTCCTCTTCTGCCTCTCCGTCGCCACCACCCAGGCCTTCGACCACAGCGACTTGACCGAGATTCTCAAAAAGAACGTCCAAAAGGGCCAGGTGGACTACGCGGCTCTCGCCAACCACCCGGATCCCCTCGATGCTTACCTTGAGCGGCTTGCCCAGGTCTCGCAGGCAGAGTTCTCTTCTTGGCAGGAAAACGAACAAATCGCTTTCCTGACCAACCTCTACAACGCAACCACTCTCCAAGTGGTGGCCGAGCACTACCCAGTCGAGACCATCCGGGAAATCTTCAAAGGCCCGCTTACCCCGACCGCCGTCAGCACCGCCGTCTGGAAAAAGGACCTCGTCTCGCTCTTTGGGGAGGCCATCTCCCTCAATCACTTGGAACACGAGATTCTCCGAAAGGACTATCAGGAGCCCCGCATTCACTTCGCTCTCGTCTGCGCCGCGATCAGTTGCCCGCCTCTTCGCAGCGAAGCCTACACCGGCGAGCGACTTGGAGCGCAGATGGACGAACAAGCCCGGATCTTTTTCGCTGAGGAAGAGAAAAACCGCCTGGATCCCCAAACTGGAACCCTCTTTCTGTCACCCATCGTGGGGAACTGGTTCAAAGAGGACTTCACCAAAACCGGCCAGACTCTCCAAGAGTTCGTCACCCCCTACTTCCCCAAGAAGACCCAGCCGCTCTTGCGCGCTCAACGCTTCCAGATCAAAGACACGCCCTACGATTGGGGCTTGAACGACTAAGACCCAGCAGCCTGATCAGCGGGCAAAACGGCCGCCTACCTTTCGAGTCAGCCCAGGTCCTTGAGGCCGGACCTGAACAAAAAGTCGCGAACGGATCTACCTCGCCCCCAAAACCTCCACCCCCCTCAATCCTCTTCAGCCAAAACCGCCAGCACATCCGCTGCCTGCTGCTCGGTGGAAGCCTTGCGATCG from Verrucomicrobiota bacterium encodes the following:
- the mtnP gene encoding S-methyl-5'-thioadenosine phosphorylase, yielding MDTPAPAIGIIGGSGLYQLEGIAEVAELRVITPYGDPSDALIKGTLEGRTVYFLPRHGRGHRILPHEINHRANIWALRSLGVRWILCVTAVGSLKEEYAPRHIVLPDQYFDRTSRREHHTFFGSGLAAHIAFGDPVSGPLRAILKEASEAAGATVHDGGTYVNMDGPAFSTRAESHANRQLGFDVIGMTNLPEAKLAREAEIALATMAMITDYDCWKVEEEAVTADAVIAHLLANAELAKKALALAIPKIPSEPNFPEHTALATALVTDRALWPAKIVERLRPLLQPYL
- the arsS gene encoding arsenosugar biosynthesis radical SAM (seleno)protein ArsS (Some members of this family are selenoproteins.), coding for MNRFDQVLADHSISLTRKKPAILQVNTGKICNLTCLHCHVNAGPRRKEIMTRETVDRILAWFEKTDIPTLDLTGGTPEMIPDFRHVVETVRSWELPRTVMTRLNATIIEEEGYDWIPEFHTQNKVVIIASMPCYSPENVNQQRGHGVFDKSIRAFQRLNELGYGRDPGLVINFVYNPNGAFLPGDQAELEADYKYEMKKHFDIDFNQLFCITNMPIQRFASYLRARKMLQEYMDLLADAFNPSSIESLMCRDTISVGWQGEVYDCDFNQQMNLQLRKGEPFYLWDVDAERFSEIPILTGPHCFGCTAGAGSSCGGALTE
- a CDS encoding DUF547 domain-containing protein, coding for MRILHALLFCLSVATTQAFDHSDLTEILKKNVQKGQVDYAALANHPDPLDAYLERLAQVSQAEFSSWQENEQIAFLTNLYNATTLQVVAEHYPVETIREIFKGPLTPTAVSTAVWKKDLVSLFGEAISLNHLEHEILRKDYQEPRIHFALVCAAISCPPLRSEAYTGERLGAQMDEQARIFFAEEEKNRLDPQTGTLFLSPIVGNWFKEDFTKTGQTLQEFVTPYFPKKTQPLLRAQRFQIKDTPYDWGLND